Proteins from a genomic interval of Candidatus Rubidus massiliensis:
- a CDS encoding thiamine kinase, with the protein MYSINTSSTNSKQYSERYFITYDNVLEVDRQLLEKNLKYLFDKKISYLGISPLSGGQSTDRLYLGKLENRKIVIRFTADANAKNYLKLLSYSQMAAQNQVGPAVLYFNAEDKLFVTDFVEGTPLSPTLCDNEMVVFQLGRALRKIHHSQISLEEKFDILELVIKQLRNFIEKHKDFDSWMKNFLEYFQEIYTILNKNRLLYRPCHNDIHTMNVFLDLNHDIKFIDWGDAGLGDPYYDLARASIEFQFSKEQTEKFLSTYFLENITSYDRAHFFLLRQVALLKIGLHFLNSSELTDRTKNLVVSFFNKNEIELSSEQINNAQDVAKYIFTTLEKEISSSDSIQALLTLRNYSLDL; encoded by the coding sequence ATGTATAGTATTAATACATCATCTACAAATAGTAAACAATATTCAGAAAGATATTTTATTACATATGATAATGTCTTGGAAGTAGATCGTCAACTTCTAGAAAAGAATCTAAAATATTTATTTGATAAAAAAATTTCATATTTAGGGATTTCTCCTCTTAGCGGAGGACAATCCACGGATCGCCTTTATTTAGGGAAATTGGAAAATAGAAAAATTGTGATTCGGTTTACTGCTGATGCTAATGCAAAAAACTACCTTAAGCTACTATCTTATTCCCAAATGGCGGCTCAAAATCAAGTCGGACCGGCCGTTTTATATTTCAACGCAGAAGACAAATTATTTGTCACAGATTTCGTAGAAGGAACACCCTTATCACCAACACTATGTGACAACGAAATGGTGGTTTTTCAATTAGGCCGCGCCTTAAGAAAAATTCATCATAGCCAAATCAGTCTTGAAGAAAAATTCGATATATTGGAATTGGTGATAAAACAACTTAGAAACTTTATCGAAAAACATAAAGATTTTGACTCTTGGATGAAAAATTTTTTAGAATACTTTCAAGAGATATATACTATTTTGAACAAAAATCGTTTGCTTTACAGGCCTTGTCATAATGATATACATACAATGAATGTATTTTTAGATTTAAACCACGATATTAAATTTATCGATTGGGGAGACGCGGGTTTAGGTGACCCTTATTACGATTTAGCTCGAGCATCTATAGAATTCCAATTCTCGAAAGAACAAACCGAGAAATTTCTTTCGACGTACTTTTTAGAGAATATAACTTCATATGATCGGGCTCATTTTTTCTTATTGCGACAGGTGGCTTTGCTAAAAATAGGCTTGCATTTTCTTAATAGCTCTGAGCTTACAGATAGAACTAAAAATCTAGTCGTTTCCTTTTTTAATAAAAATGAAATAGAATTGAGTAGTGAACAAATTAATAATGCCCAAGATGTCGCAAAATATATTTTTACTACTCTTGAGAAAGAGATTTCATCTTCAGATTCTATACAAGCTTTATTAACGTTAAGAAATTACTCATTAGATCTTTAA
- a CDS encoding thiamine kinase: protein MSLLTSYELRAIELMAPLNIQGPITTEWLQGGLSGSKVIKVNAKEDVYVVRFWNKQWIEYFCQDLACQIIASNAGYGPKVYLSSEEEGVSVMKYHSFEPLTNNQMRLEALSTLLKKIHSGPEVPRGVDRNSYSNSIIDEVKETKIVNFALIKEVKDRIFSILKKEARLVTCHRDLHHGNLIYSKGRFLAIDYTWAGMDDPYVDLANISIFHCTNIKEEELLLQLYLERQPILSEIAKLNLMKQLVKIFYGLEFLTIAMPNIKADPCEITKTSNSYKGFGINSSSLQAKDFLHYAISMLGEVIEYSQTERYKMDLKSCK from the coding sequence ATGTCATTATTAACGAGTTATGAACTACGTGCAATAGAACTAATGGCTCCCTTAAACATACAAGGGCCAATTACAACAGAGTGGCTGCAAGGTGGGTTATCAGGTTCAAAGGTTATTAAAGTTAATGCTAAAGAGGATGTTTATGTCGTTCGTTTTTGGAATAAACAATGGATAGAATACTTTTGCCAAGATTTAGCTTGTCAAATAATTGCCTCAAATGCAGGTTATGGCCCGAAAGTATATCTTAGCAGCGAAGAGGAAGGTGTTTCGGTTATGAAATACCATTCTTTTGAACCGTTGACTAACAATCAAATGCGATTGGAGGCTTTATCAACCCTTTTAAAAAAAATTCATTCAGGACCTGAAGTACCAAGAGGTGTTGATAGAAATAGTTATAGTAATTCGATTATAGATGAAGTTAAAGAAACAAAAATCGTTAATTTTGCACTTATAAAAGAAGTAAAGGATAGAATTTTTTCAATTTTAAAAAAAGAGGCAAGACTTGTAACTTGCCATCGCGATTTACATCATGGCAATCTAATTTATTCTAAAGGGCGTTTTTTAGCGATTGACTACACATGGGCGGGGATGGATGACCCTTATGTAGATCTAGCCAATATCTCTATTTTTCATTGTACAAATATCAAAGAAGAAGAACTACTCCTGCAATTATATTTAGAACGTCAACCAATCTTAAGTGAAATAGCTAAATTAAATTTGATGAAGCAGTTAGTTAAAATTTTTTATGGGCTAGAATTTTTGACTATTGCCATGCCAAATATAAAAGCTGATCCATGCGAAATAACAAAAACATCCAATAGTTACAAAGGTTTTGGGATTAATTCTAGTTCATTACAAGCAAAGGATTTTTTGCATTATGCAATTTCTATGTTGGGGGAAGTGATCGAGTATTCACAAACGGAACGCTATAAAATGGATCTTAAGTCTTGTAAATGA
- the ywnH gene encoding Putative phosphinothricin acetyltransferase YwnH: MKSLQENMINELRQNARTMIRELGLLNDAYFDIGVTLAERHLLIELSTCESPTMGEITERLLLDKSTISRLISRALKKGYIHCNTDKKDKRKRFLQLTEFGKQTLERFEPIAFDQTKNALSTLSQGQVETVYNGIRLYAKALKKARLSNREETKQDPLETLLEIEYALHQKGYNLRLFEKKDEEQLYPIYKEVVDSDIQFPYSSNDIDEFKKHFFPSSERDVYICQRQDGVIIGGFYIRQNYTGRSSHIANAAYMIHQEYRGQGIGSLLVKASLHLAKKNGFQAMQFNMVLSQNVLAIKLYERLGFIVAGALPNAVQNKDGSYQDGYVMFRSLEDVAI; the protein is encoded by the coding sequence ATGAAATCTCTTCAAGAAAATATGATTAATGAATTGCGACAAAATGCTAGAACAATGATACGTGAACTCGGGCTATTAAATGATGCCTACTTTGATATTGGGGTAACTTTAGCTGAGAGGCATCTTTTGATCGAATTATCTACCTGTGAATCTCCAACAATGGGTGAGATTACAGAGCGTCTATTGTTAGATAAGTCCACCATCAGTCGTTTGATTTCGAGAGCTTTAAAAAAAGGGTATATACATTGCAATACTGACAAAAAAGATAAAAGAAAACGATTTCTTCAATTAACAGAGTTTGGCAAACAAACTTTAGAAAGATTTGAACCTATCGCTTTTGATCAAACTAAGAATGCTTTGTCAACTTTATCGCAAGGGCAAGTTGAAACCGTATACAATGGAATTAGGTTATATGCAAAAGCTTTAAAAAAGGCTCGTTTGTCAAATAGGGAAGAAACTAAACAAGACCCCCTTGAAACCCTTTTGGAGATTGAATACGCTTTACATCAAAAAGGGTATAATTTAAGGCTTTTTGAAAAAAAGGATGAAGAGCAATTATATCCCATTTACAAAGAAGTTGTCGATTCAGACATACAATTTCCATATAGTAGTAATGATATCGATGAGTTTAAAAAACATTTTTTTCCAAGCTCTGAAAGAGACGTTTATATTTGTCAAAGACAAGATGGAGTAATTATTGGTGGCTTTTACATCAGGCAAAACTATACAGGAAGATCCTCTCATATTGCCAATGCCGCCTACATGATTCATCAAGAATATAGAGGTCAAGGAATAGGCTCTCTTTTAGTAAAAGCTTCGCTTCATTTAGCAAAAAAAAATGGATTTCAAGCGATGCAGTTTAATATGGTTTTAAGTCAAAATGTTTTAGCTATTAAGCTTTATGAAAGACTTGGGTTTATTGTTGCAGGCGCTTTGCCAAATGCCGTACAAAATAAAGATGGTAGTTATCAAGATGGATATGTCATGTTTCGCTCATTAGAAGATGTGGCAATTTAA
- a CDS encoding MYND finger, with the protein MLEIGSVSSSLVSRQCGNPSCDKIYKTLLKCTRCRLQVYCGIDCQKADWPNHKKICKLKAEDLKKKSEPTNSFVEKTTPIPGLRLIENFISNDLHNRFIEQMAKGLPEKNNGHFDGYEFEDNEAFEKVFNELTKDIFTKLKSLNFFANERKPLQLACTLIGYEKDGFITKHIDSPLLSRGDVIVISFKSPVVVNFYSEKKIEKQQHKIFIPPKSMYCISGEARYEWSHAILSNEDSYNSKKFERDKRYVALFTPPGPLYAGELIDY; encoded by the coding sequence ATGCTAGAAATAGGTTCAGTTAGTTCAAGCTTAGTTTCCAGACAGTGTGGTAATCCATCCTGTGATAAAATTTATAAAACACTTTTAAAGTGTACACGTTGTCGTTTACAAGTGTATTGTGGCATTGACTGTCAAAAAGCTGATTGGCCCAATCATAAAAAAATATGTAAGTTAAAAGCTGAAGATTTAAAAAAGAAATCAGAACCTACAAATTCTTTTGTAGAAAAAACTACGCCCATTCCAGGCTTAAGGCTTATAGAAAATTTCATTTCAAATGACTTACATAATCGTTTTATCGAACAAATGGCTAAAGGCTTACCAGAAAAGAATAACGGTCATTTCGATGGGTATGAATTTGAGGATAATGAAGCTTTTGAAAAAGTATTTAACGAGTTAACAAAAGATATTTTTACCAAATTAAAATCTTTAAATTTTTTCGCTAATGAGAGAAAACCTTTACAATTAGCCTGTACATTAATTGGATATGAAAAAGATGGGTTTATAACAAAACATATTGATTCCCCCTTATTAAGTCGTGGTGATGTGATAGTTATTAGCTTTAAATCACCTGTCGTGGTTAACTTTTATTCAGAAAAGAAAATAGAAAAACAGCAACATAAAATATTTATTCCACCAAAATCAATGTATTGCATATCTGGAGAGGCAAGATATGAATGGAGTCACGCAATTCTTAGCAATGAAGACTCCTATAATTCAAAGAAATTTGAGAGGGATAAGAGATATGTAGCCTTATTTACGCCGCCAGGCCCTCTTTATGCTGGAGAATTAATCGATTATTAA
- a CDS encoding ribosomal-protein-alanine acetyltransferase, with translation MANMYEIVVDYTPTEKDNQVVSEGIVAFNESILGERDKAFSVFLKNNQAKVFGGIQAFLGTESIYIDVLWVEKDLQSQGYGTKLLKAAEEEAIKNGCIFSLVDTWDFQAEEFYLKNGYKKIGEIKKYWLGHSKIFLRKNLKAS, from the coding sequence ATGGCAAATATGTACGAAATAGTTGTGGATTACACACCTACTGAAAAAGATAATCAGGTTGTAAGCGAAGGGATAGTTGCCTTCAATGAAAGTATATTAGGGGAACGAGATAAAGCGTTTTCTGTTTTTTTGAAAAATAATCAGGCAAAAGTTTTTGGCGGAATACAAGCATTTTTAGGAACAGAATCGATCTACATCGATGTTTTGTGGGTAGAAAAAGATCTCCAAAGCCAAGGCTACGGCACAAAATTGTTAAAGGCAGCAGAAGAAGAAGCTATTAAAAATGGATGCATTTTTTCTTTAGTAGACACTTGGGATTTTCAAGCTGAAGAGTTTTATTTGAAAAATGGATACAAAAAAATTGGAGAGATAAAAAAATATTGGCTTGGTCATTCCAAAATATTTCTTAGAAAAAATTTAAAAGCCTCTTAA
- a CDS encoding ribosomal-protein-alanine acetyltransferase, whose translation MNKTFLESLERNIKNKFAYLPCHHKPISSRNNIVSIDSGLNSSMFNIIYCDGEITSISITKTIEYFRSKKLPFAFWIGFENEPAWLEDELQSLGLATDEKESLMICSLLHLQPREPHSLVTIKQILDKAGIDDFIFVLKAILPDEEHAAIKTFYEQFSDAILSSNSDLKYFIAYINDKPVATSSLFYDNKVSSIFDVIVLPELRGKGLGKLITQQAMLYAKEKGFEYTILTATNDAKYMYQKIGFKQLKTLKVYQ comes from the coding sequence ATGAATAAAACATTCCTTGAGTCATTAGAACGAAATATAAAAAATAAATTTGCCTATTTGCCTTGTCATCATAAGCCTATAAGTTCACGCAATAATATTGTCTCAATTGATTCTGGTTTAAATTCTAGCATGTTCAATATTATCTATTGCGATGGTGAAATAACGTCTATTTCTATAACAAAGACTATTGAGTATTTTAGATCAAAAAAACTCCCCTTTGCTTTTTGGATTGGCTTTGAAAACGAACCTGCATGGCTTGAAGATGAATTACAATCTTTAGGCCTTGCAACCGATGAAAAAGAAAGCTTGATGATTTGCAGTTTACTTCATTTGCAACCAAGAGAACCACACTCATTAGTTACGATTAAACAGATTCTTGATAAGGCCGGAATTGACGATTTCATTTTTGTCTTAAAGGCTATTTTACCAGATGAAGAGCATGCTGCCATTAAAACCTTCTATGAACAATTTTCAGATGCGATTTTATCCTCAAATAGCGATTTAAAATATTTTATTGCCTACATTAATGACAAGCCAGTGGCAACTTCCTCTTTGTTTTATGACAATAAAGTTTCTTCTATTTTTGATGTCATAGTTTTACCCGAATTGCGAGGCAAAGGCTTAGGAAAGCTGATAACTCAACAAGCCATGCTTTACGCTAAAGAAAAAGGATTTGAATATACTATTTTGACAGCAACAAACGACGCTAAATACATGTATCAAAAAATTGGCTTTAAGCAGCTAAAAACGTTAAAAGTTTATCAGTAA